One window of Cohnella hashimotonis genomic DNA carries:
- a CDS encoding cache domain-containing sensor histidine kinase, whose amino-acid sequence MYRKMMLTSFLIIVLTVSVLVANFYSRTAGDLKRQAVETSERAMQQSAVAFNSYLENVRGFAWSNFRDFEFQKFVQSMGSNPDALSKYTGDFTIYVNDNPIVWSITVDQLNGFSLRAGNAIPDMLPEEKARIARIAIEASGKGVWVPSTIYGLNADQMEQTLTFTQAIRSISLTSPGPIIGVMMYNLSFHSLDQWFKKVEGDQSNRTYIVKATDGTIVHSLVPSERGESLLSPDDLKSAKKAKGGHFYSRRDFGSALVLYEKLERSDWMLVTMMPVKLLIKPVNDFTKSTIVIGSLSLLFSMLLAGLFYSRTITPLKELSKGMKAIEVGNYEVSLPVRSYDELGYITSSFNRMAKEINRLILKVYESEIIKKNAEIKSLQSQINPHFLYNTLGIIDSLSAIDGDARISFISRSLAKMFRYNISGEDMSTMEMEIQQIRLYLSIQKIRFEEKFDYLIYVEPGLEQAPIPKMLLQPIVENSILHGVSRSRHSGIVRIEATMEDGDRVQVKIWNNGMPIDSERQEWLRARLAGTPKHGESVENRSSIGLLNVQARIRLLYGDDCGVSFESSSAYGTTFTLMLRNKVHKGGNEG is encoded by the coding sequence ATGTACCGAAAAATGATGCTGACGTCCTTTCTCATTATCGTGCTCACGGTGTCGGTGCTCGTGGCGAACTTTTATTCCCGCACGGCGGGAGATTTAAAGCGGCAGGCCGTCGAGACAAGCGAAAGAGCGATGCAGCAGTCTGCGGTCGCGTTCAATTCCTATTTGGAGAATGTTCGCGGCTTCGCTTGGAGCAACTTTAGGGATTTTGAATTTCAGAAGTTCGTCCAAAGCATGGGCAGCAACCCGGACGCGCTGAGTAAATACACGGGCGACTTCACGATTTATGTGAACGACAACCCCATCGTGTGGTCGATTACCGTCGACCAGTTAAACGGATTTTCCCTTAGAGCCGGAAACGCGATTCCGGATATGCTGCCGGAAGAAAAGGCGCGCATTGCCCGCATCGCCATCGAAGCGAGCGGCAAAGGCGTTTGGGTTCCATCGACCATATACGGATTAAATGCAGACCAGATGGAGCAGACGCTTACTTTCACGCAAGCCATTCGAAGTATCTCGCTCACTTCTCCGGGTCCGATCATCGGAGTCATGATGTACAATTTATCTTTCCATTCCTTAGATCAATGGTTCAAGAAAGTAGAAGGAGACCAGTCTAACCGCACATATATTGTCAAGGCAACCGACGGTACCATCGTGCATTCCCTCGTTCCGTCGGAAAGAGGCGAATCCCTGCTTAGTCCCGATGATCTGAAGTCCGCCAAGAAAGCGAAAGGCGGACACTTCTATTCAAGAAGGGATTTCGGATCGGCTTTAGTCCTTTACGAGAAATTGGAGAGATCCGACTGGATGCTCGTGACGATGATGCCGGTTAAGCTGCTCATTAAACCTGTAAACGATTTCACGAAAAGCACCATCGTAATCGGGTCGTTAAGCTTGCTATTCTCCATGCTGTTAGCCGGATTGTTCTACTCTCGGACGATTACGCCCCTTAAAGAATTAAGCAAAGGCATGAAGGCGATCGAAGTCGGAAATTACGAGGTGAGCCTCCCGGTTAGAAGCTATGACGAGTTAGGGTACATCACGTCGTCGTTCAACCGAATGGCCAAGGAAATCAACCGTCTTATTTTGAAGGTATACGAATCTGAAATCATCAAGAAAAACGCGGAAATTAAAAGCTTGCAATCCCAGATCAATCCTCATTTTCTTTATAATACGCTCGGAATCATCGATAGTTTATCCGCCATCGACGGAGATGCCAGAATATCGTTTATTAGCAGATCGCTTGCAAAAATGTTTCGTTACAACATTAGCGGTGAAGATATGTCGACGATGGAGATGGAAATTCAACAAATCCGGTTGTATTTGTCTATCCAGAAAATCCGCTTCGAAGAGAAATTCGATTATTTGATTTACGTCGAACCGGGGTTGGAGCAAGCGCCGATTCCGAAGATGCTTCTGCAGCCGATCGTGGAGAACAGCATTCTCCATGGCGTAAGCCGAAGCCGTCATTCCGGAATCGTCAGAATCGAAGCGACAATGGAAGACGGAGATCGCGTACAGGTGAAAATTTGGAACAACGGCATGCCGATCGATTCGGAAAGACAGGAATGGCTCCGTGCAAGGTTAGCCGGAACGCCTAAACACGGAGAGTCGGTCGAAAACCGTTCTTCCATCGGCTTGCTGAACGTTCAAGCGAGGATCAGGCTCCTATATGGCGACGATTGCGGCGTTTCTTTCGAAAGCAGCAGCGCGTACGGAACAACGTTTACGTTGATGTTAAGGAATAAGGTGCACAAAGGAGGAAACGAAGGATGA
- a CDS encoding DUF1206 domain-containing protein, giving the protein MPAIDKFARAGYLAKGTVYIMIGALAMMTAVGHRKETSDTNGAIETIGAQPLGGILLLILAVGLAGFSAWRFVQAFADPDGEGGDIKGILVRASRFGVGIFYAVITYHTAKTILGDQPSSGNKEQTLTAILLQQPLGATLIAAAGLGFAIYGIIEIVKAIRNSFTDSFKLNEIKPAMYRPLLATAKFGLCARGVVFGLIGYFLVRTAVFSDPEETKGLDDALAELALQPHGRWLLGAAAFGFVAYGLYMFGLARYRKTIYS; this is encoded by the coding sequence TTGCCTGCGATCGATAAGTTCGCCAGAGCGGGCTACTTGGCTAAAGGGACTGTCTATATCATGATCGGGGCATTGGCAATGATGACCGCGGTCGGGCATCGAAAGGAAACGTCGGATACGAATGGTGCCATTGAGACGATCGGCGCACAGCCGTTAGGCGGCATTCTGCTGCTCATACTTGCCGTCGGACTGGCTGGATTCTCGGCTTGGCGGTTTGTACAAGCATTCGCAGATCCGGACGGCGAGGGAGGGGACATTAAAGGAATTTTAGTACGCGCCTCTCGTTTTGGCGTAGGAATCTTCTATGCGGTAATCACTTACCATACAGCGAAAACGATCTTGGGCGACCAGCCGTCTTCGGGAAACAAAGAACAGACGTTGACAGCTATACTTCTGCAGCAGCCGCTTGGCGCTACGTTAATTGCGGCAGCCGGTCTCGGCTTCGCTATTTACGGGATTATTGAAATTGTCAAAGCGATACGCAACTCCTTTACGGACTCATTCAAATTGAATGAAATAAAACCTGCTATGTATCGACCTCTTTTGGCTACTGCGAAGTTCGGTCTGTGTGCCAGAGGCGTCGTATTCGGCCTCATCGGTTATTTTCTCGTGCGCACCGCCGTCTTTTCCGATCCTGAAGAAACAAAAGGCTTGGACGACGCGCTCGCCGAGCTTGCGCTGCAGCCGCACGGCCGATGGCTGCTCGGCGCAGCGGCGTTCGGGTTCGTAGCGTACGGGCTCTATATGTTCGGACTGGCCCGTTACCGGAAGACCATTTATTCATAA
- a CDS encoding 2'-5' RNA ligase family protein, translating into MPFFIGIIPPEDYKEKILVFRNNWAKTFRNRWENDGFRAPVEPHITVKLSNGLTEDMIWLEKVREACASFPNFQITLSKPGSFGTAVTFLSVESKEIYNLHKNLVDAITPPPEFIDSNTELENFIPHLTLGQTKWGMNEAEIIEMKLAAREALPSFPSFNVTFVRLFDISNNVPLEDIKLACL; encoded by the coding sequence ATGCCTTTTTTCATAGGAATTATTCCACCTGAAGATTATAAAGAAAAAATTTTGGTATTCCGCAATAATTGGGCTAAGACGTTTCGAAATCGATGGGAAAATGATGGATTTAGGGCTCCTGTTGAGCCACATATCACTGTTAAACTCTCAAATGGACTTACGGAGGATATGATTTGGCTTGAAAAGGTAAGGGAAGCTTGTGCTTCATTTCCAAACTTCCAAATCACATTGTCTAAACCAGGTTCATTTGGAACAGCGGTTACTTTCCTTAGCGTTGAATCGAAAGAGATATATAACCTACATAAGAATTTGGTAGACGCGATCACCCCACCGCCCGAATTTATTGACAGTAATACAGAGTTGGAAAACTTCATTCCACATTTGACTTTAGGTCAAACAAAATGGGGTATGAATGAAGCAGAAATCATAGAAATGAAATTGGCTGCAAGAGAAGCTTTACCGTCGTTTCCAAGCTTTAATGTCACCTTCGTTCGGTTATTTGATATCTCAAACAACGTACCTTTAGAGGATATTAAACTTGCCTGTCTTTGA
- a CDS encoding VOC family protein: MDQTKTEQKLGSVLVTKGIKRITGLACINLPVRNVEVSAEWYVENLGVILLREPMRFDQNANAIIQLGENGPSVLMHEEQELIPLHFTRHGKPAPIFELRTDDAEAFYTQLLENEVTVSNRHDNLPCGKYFHVHDPDGNVITIVE; encoded by the coding sequence GTGGACCAAACGAAGACGGAACAGAAATTAGGGTCGGTGCTTGTCACGAAGGGAATAAAAAGGATCACAGGACTTGCATGTATTAATCTTCCTGTCCGAAATGTCGAGGTTTCAGCAGAATGGTACGTTGAAAATCTTGGTGTCATCTTGCTACGCGAACCTATGCGCTTTGATCAAAACGCCAATGCAATCATTCAGCTTGGAGAAAATGGTCCAAGCGTTCTAATGCATGAAGAGCAAGAACTGATTCCTTTACATTTTACACGACATGGAAAGCCGGCGCCCATCTTTGAGTTGCGTACCGATGATGCTGAAGCATTTTATACGCAATTGCTGGAAAATGAGGTAACCGTATCGAATCGCCATGATAACTTGCCCTGCGGCAAATACTTTCATGTTCATGATCCAGACGGTAATGTAATTACAATTGTAGAGTAA
- a CDS encoding WG repeat-containing protein — translation MDKSGAWKIKPRYEEAKSFERRIDACQIEWQRQASRKTVRGQ, via the coding sequence ATCGACAAGTCGGGCGCATGGAAAATCAAGCCTCGGTACGAGGAAGCGAAAAGCTTCGAGCGCCGGATTGACGCCTGTCAAATTGAATGGCAAAGGCAAGCGTCAAGAAAAACGGTCCGTGGACAGTGA